In Antechinus flavipes isolate AdamAnt ecotype Samford, QLD, Australia chromosome 3, AdamAnt_v2, whole genome shotgun sequence, a genomic segment contains:
- the LOC127553162 gene encoding shugoshin 1-like isoform X2 has product MQNKILRELETYISAKLLWAIRESDPFIISEDINIENLFIDDNTDKHRTSLPHGLTKSSLKDPTTDVEKRKQPENQESYNLENTSFSSPIPTSKFLKESRTTLRRSSRNKENLVSYREPRLNCKLRRGDPFIDAVSLHSPINRKEEIMKNSKNTK; this is encoded by the exons atgcagAATAAGATCCTCAGAGAATTGGAAACCTATATAAGTGCTAAACTTCTGTGGGCAATCAGAGAGAGTGATCCCTTTATA ATTTCAGAGGATATCAATATAGAAAATTTGTTCATTGATGATAATACAGATAAGCACAGGACCAGCTTGCCACATGG GTTAACCAAGTCATCATTGAAGGATCCAACTACTGATGTGGAAAAGAGGAAACAGCCAG AAAACCAAGAGTCATACAACCTGGAAAACACTAGCTTTTCTTCCCCTATTCCCACATCAAAATTCTTGAAAGAATCTAGAACTACCTTGAGACGTTcatcaagaaacaaagaaaatcttGTTAGCTACCGAGAGCCCCGACTCAATTG CAAATTGAGGCGTGGAGACCCGTTCATAGATGCAGTGTCTCTTCATTCTccaataaacagaaaagaagaaataatgaaaaatagcaaaaataccAAATAG
- the LOC127553162 gene encoding uncharacterized protein LOC127553162 isoform X1 gives MQVNAIQILESEVADVLSVRKDHKSGDLCYENQSPFWGNITQRKKWASSSYLNCQTTAVNFETYTCSNRFSQWTTDPGSPGGEMNRQEASTFFWLSDPQCDSNNNTSLLEAAILSGCVSEEITCNKERSFNTNEQDRSVTTLSKNQNKINDGADKDIASPLRSVKCVFMEQEVQDTVGIHPIKDSDNNSKRLSQNLITLRSSSKLALVSPMFPMEMDSLGENSILTNIGPPEDQLYQVSDRIRKCKQTYLGNKVCSKRQEKDPIPPSGKRRKTFSEKRIKGENQHGNSSCDVTCKSSRSGAKQLSQKNKVTDKKMFSNEINKEIKQIRKRLSADLHNTKSKINNYKEIKESEKIMINVDQQIPNTLRTLSMKVVQKMTHRSLKQEGRRIYDTKASDFRKLNLIPLESNLKPDSQEYMPKYKTKERQVKCSKIHPKKASSLNTKMEVFNSDSKQSNIGDSLGRKKQGLKSHIGNSRIPILASYSVKPGLNNMCHASVKSKKDIQNNVNKKQIPSTVQISATRDGTGSMTKAKQIVENGLSTKDQSDFGKKVVSETVSGEHESTKVVQVIQNEVHNRLSKTGKNFSQKTTKKLVPNSPRSLEISYVTLTQEQPVRTSLVDFQVLEPHLINGRILTTPPPGLENCQITKGRNFPSGPNDSWSMAVLPRDSSLSEKTPKKENQESYNLENTSFSSPIPTSKFLKESRTTLRRSSRNKENLVSYREPRLNCKLRRGDPFIDAVSLHSPINRKEEIMKNSKNTK, from the exons ATGCAGGTGAATGCCATACAGATCTTGGAATCTGAAGTGGCTGATGTTTTATCTGTAAGGAAGGACCATAAGTCTGGGGATCTCTGTTATGAAAACCAGTCACCGTTTTGGGGAAACATCACTCAGAGGAAGAAGTGGGCCTCTTCCTCTTACCTAAACTGTCAGACTACAGCTGTGAACTTTGAGACATACACGTGTTCAAATCGTTTTTCCCAGTGGACCACTGATCCTGGAAGTCCTGGGGGAGAGATGAACAGACAAGAAGCTTCCACCTTCTTTTGGCTCTCTGATCCCCAGTGTGATTCCAACAATAATACCTCTCTACTAGAAGCAGCAATTCTTTCTGGGTGTGTCTCAGAGGAAATAACTTGTAATAAAGAAAGGTCTTTCAATACTAATGAGCAGGACAGATCAGTCACAACCTTGTCAAAGaaccaaaacaaaatcaatgatgGTGCTGATAAAGATATTGCTTCACCTTTGAGATCTGTGAAGTGTGTTTTTATGGAACAGGAGGTCCAAGACACAGTTGGAATACATCCAATTAAGGATTCAGACAATAATAGCAAAAGACTATCCCAGAATCTTATAACACTGAGATCCTCAAGTAAATTAGCACTTGTATCACCTATGTTTCCAATGGAGATGGATTCTTTGGGAGAAAACTCAATCCTTACAAATATTGGACCTCCTGAGGACCAGCTTTACCAAGTAAGTGACAGAATTAGAAAATGTAAGCAAACCTATCTGGGGAATAAGGTGTGttcaaaaagacaagaaaaagatcCAATCCCTCcttctgggaaaagaaggaaaactttTTCAGAAAAACGAATCAAGGGGGAAAACCAGCACGGAAATTCAAGCTGTGATGTAACTTGTAAATCTTCGAGGTCTGGTGCAAAGCAATTATCTCAAAAGAATAAGGTCACTGACAAGAAGAtgttttcaaatgagataaataaggaaataaaacaaataagaaaaaggttATCTGCTGACTTACACAACACTAAGAGCAAAATAAATaactacaaagaaataaaagagtcagaaaagataatgataaatgtggatcAGCAGATCCCAAATACACTGAGAACACTCAGTATGAAAGTTGTGCAGAAAATGACCCACAGGTCTTTaaaacaggaaggaagaaggatttATGACACTAAAGCCAGTGACTTCAGAAAGTTAAATCTGATTCCATTAGAAAGCAACTTGAAACCTGATTCTCAAGAATATATGCCTAAGTACAAAACTAAAGAAAGACAAGTAAAATGTAGTAAAATCCACCCAAAAAAGGCAAGCTCACTGAATACTAAAATGGAAGTTTTTAACTCAGATAGCAAACAAAGCAATATAGGGGATTCACTGGGTAGAAAGAAGCAAGGCCTCAAAAGCCACATAGGCAATTCTAGAATTCCTATCTTGGCTTCCTACTCTGTAAAACCAGGTTTAAATAACATGTGTCATGCTTCTGTTAAGAGTAAGAAGGACATACAAAATAACGTAAATAAAAAACAGATACCATCAACTGTTCAGATCAGTGCAACTAGGGATGGGACAGGATCAATGACTAAAGCAAAGCAAATAGTTGAAAACGGTCTTTCAACCAAAGACCAATCTGATTTTGGAAAGAAAGTTGTTTCTGAGACTGTTTCAGGAGAACATGAATCCACAAAAGTTGTCCaagtgatacagaatgaagtacaTAATCGCCTTTCTAAAACAGGGAAAAACTTCTCCCAGAAGACCACCAAAAAATTGGTCCCAAATAGTCCTAGATCTTTGGAAATTTCCTATGTGACCTTAACCCAAGAGCAACCTGTCAGGACTTCTTTAGTAGACTTCCAAGTTCTGGAACCTCATCTGATAAATGGCAGAATTTTAACAACCCCTCCTCCTGGGCTAGAGAATTGCCAAATCACAAAAGGAAGGAACTTCCCGTCGGGCCCAAATGATAGTTGGAGTATGGCAGTTCTTCCTAGAGACTCTTCTCTCAGTGAAAAAACTCCAAAGAAAG AAAACCAAGAGTCATACAACCTGGAAAACACTAGCTTTTCTTCCCCTATTCCCACATCAAAATTCTTGAAAGAATCTAGAACTACCTTGAGACGTTcatcaagaaacaaagaaaatcttGTTAGCTACCGAGAGCCCCGACTCAATTG CAAATTGAGGCGTGGAGACCCGTTCATAGATGCAGTGTCTCTTCATTCTccaataaacagaaaagaagaaataatgaaaaatagcaaaaataccAAATAG